In Sebaldella termitidis ATCC 33386, one DNA window encodes the following:
- a CDS encoding [Fe-Fe] hydrogenase large subunit C-terminal domain-containing protein, translating to MSYISVKSLNCKNCYKCLKYCTVKSIKYRNDKVEVIDEKCILCGECINICPQEAKKVISDIDKVKELVTNKNVKKIVSIAPSYISAYPDKNKLVSGLLKLGFDGVEETAVGAAYVTEEYKKLINKMEMDNILTSCCPTINLMISKYSPELINNLAPVLSPVLVHGKLIKEKYGPETSVIFIGPCLSKIYEINQDEDSRNVDFAITFQDLDKWLLDENINLETITPKEFDTDSPYSRVYPISQGILYDLKNHFKDKDSGDKISKYDLLSVSGLKDVENILNEISNGKIKNVFIEINACSNGCVNGPMMPKNRTSVLEDTIKIKRYAEEIKDNENKFDRNDLNKKFFNEKIEDFIPGEDKLKDILMQIGKIKKDDELNCGSCGYDTCRDKAIAVYQGKAELYMCLPYISEMAQSLSNVTLNVTPNYIIAVNEDMKIKEFNLAAQKLFKISRNDALNKYLFDFIDPSDFVKVFETQKDIRKKKVRYENLGITIIQTIVYVKDQKIAMGILKNITEEEENVEKMYNLKLDTVNMAQNVINKQMRVAQEIASLLGETTAETKVTLNKLKKLIINEGNNINE from the coding sequence ATGAGTTACATAAGCGTAAAAAGTTTAAATTGTAAAAACTGTTACAAATGCTTGAAATACTGTACGGTTAAGTCAATAAAATACAGAAATGACAAGGTCGAGGTTATTGATGAAAAATGTATTTTATGCGGCGAGTGTATAAATATATGCCCTCAGGAAGCTAAAAAAGTAATAAGTGACATTGATAAAGTAAAAGAATTAGTAACAAATAAGAATGTGAAAAAAATAGTAAGTATCGCACCATCATATATATCAGCCTATCCTGATAAAAATAAACTGGTTTCCGGATTATTAAAATTAGGATTTGACGGTGTAGAAGAAACAGCAGTCGGAGCTGCATATGTAACAGAAGAATATAAAAAATTAATTAATAAAATGGAAATGGACAATATATTAACAAGCTGCTGCCCCACTATAAATCTGATGATATCAAAATACTCTCCGGAATTGATAAATAATCTGGCTCCTGTACTATCCCCTGTCTTAGTACATGGAAAACTTATAAAAGAAAAATATGGTCCGGAAACATCTGTTATTTTTATAGGCCCTTGCTTATCAAAAATATATGAGATAAATCAAGATGAAGACAGCAGAAATGTTGATTTTGCAATAACATTTCAGGATTTGGACAAATGGCTCCTTGATGAAAATATAAATTTAGAGACCATTACACCAAAAGAATTTGATACGGACTCTCCGTATTCAAGAGTCTACCCTATCTCTCAGGGAATATTATATGATTTGAAAAATCATTTCAAAGATAAAGACAGCGGAGATAAAATCAGTAAATATGACTTATTAAGTGTAAGCGGCCTGAAGGATGTAGAAAATATACTGAATGAAATCTCAAACGGAAAAATCAAAAATGTCTTTATAGAGATCAACGCCTGCTCCAATGGCTGTGTAAACGGTCCAATGATGCCCAAGAACAGGACTTCTGTTTTGGAAGACACTATCAAAATAAAAAGATATGCTGAGGAAATTAAAGATAACGAAAATAAGTTTGATCGAAATGATTTGAATAAGAAATTTTTTAATGAAAAAATAGAAGATTTTATTCCGGGCGAAGATAAATTAAAGGATATACTTATGCAGATAGGGAAAATCAAAAAAGACGACGAGCTGAACTGCGGAAGCTGCGGCTATGATACATGCCGGGATAAGGCAATAGCTGTTTATCAGGGAAAAGCAGAGCTTTATATGTGCCTGCCCTATATAAGTGAAATGGCTCAAAGCCTTTCTAATGTCACTTTGAATGTTACTCCTAATTATATTATAGCAGTGAATGAAGATATGAAAATTAAAGAGTTTAATCTGGCAGCACAAAAATTATTTAAAATTTCCAGAAATGATGCACTGAATAAGTATTTATTTGATTTTATAGATCCTTCTGATTTTGTAAAAGTATTTGAAACTCAAAAAGATATAAGAAAGAAAAAGGTAAGATATGAAAATTTGGGAATTACTATAATACAGACAATAGTATATGTCAAAGATCAGAAAATAGCCATGGGAATATTAAAAAATATAACAGAAGAAGAAGAAAACGTAGAAAAAATGTATAACTTAAAATTAGATACGGTTAATATGGCACAAAATGTTATTAATAAGCAAATGAGAGTAGCTCAGGAAATAGCAAGCTTATTAGGGGAAACTACTGCCGAAACCAAAGTTACACTGAATAAATTAAAAAAATTGATAATAAATGAAGGAAATAATATAAATGAATAA
- a CDS encoding SpoIIE family protein phosphatase: MNKQKYVDVSYKSLNKYTEELCGDRVEIVNTENGVIIVLSDGLGSGVKANILSTLTSKIISTMMKEGADIEDTVDTIVKTLPVCSVRNLAYSTFSILQISHQGEVYLVEFDNPGCIFIKDGKLSRIEYTLREIAGKNIKEARFNVNESDELLLISDGVVYAGVGALLNLGWSWDNVADFAVEKFKQEKTSARMTSLLSEACADLYMNEPGDDTTVVTAKIIPKKVVNIFSGPPERIEDDERAVSDFMQNEGLKVVCGGSTANITSRILKESITTELNYINPNIPPIARIKGIDLVTEGVLTLRKALEIIKKYLDDPTEKININLIDESHGASLLAKILMEECTHLHLFIGKKINPAHQNPNLPVDLSIKLRLLEDLYNVMEKAGKVVERKYY, encoded by the coding sequence ATGAATAAACAAAAATATGTGGATGTCAGTTATAAAAGCCTGAATAAATATACAGAAGAGCTTTGCGGAGACCGGGTAGAAATAGTAAATACGGAAAACGGTGTAATTATTGTTTTATCAGACGGATTGGGAAGCGGTGTAAAGGCTAATATATTGTCAACATTAACTTCTAAAATTATTTCCACAATGATGAAAGAAGGCGCTGACATAGAAGATACTGTTGATACCATAGTAAAAACCCTTCCTGTATGCAGTGTAAGAAATCTGGCATATTCTACTTTTTCTATTTTACAGATCTCCCATCAGGGTGAAGTCTATCTGGTAGAATTTGATAATCCGGGCTGTATTTTTATAAAGGATGGGAAATTAAGCAGGATTGAATATACTCTAAGAGAAATTGCCGGAAAAAATATTAAGGAAGCAAGATTTAATGTTAATGAATCGGATGAACTGCTGTTAATAAGTGACGGTGTAGTTTATGCCGGAGTCGGAGCACTGCTGAACTTAGGATGGAGCTGGGATAATGTAGCAGATTTTGCTGTCGAAAAATTCAAACAGGAAAAGACATCGGCAAGAATGACATCTCTGCTGTCAGAGGCATGTGCCGACCTTTATATGAATGAACCCGGCGATGATACTACAGTAGTAACTGCAAAGATTATCCCCAAAAAAGTCGTTAATATATTTTCCGGTCCGCCCGAGAGGATAGAAGATGATGAAAGAGCCGTTTCTGATTTTATGCAAAATGAAGGATTAAAAGTAGTATGCGGCGGAAGTACAGCGAATATTACAAGCAGAATTCTAAAAGAAAGTATAACAACTGAATTAAACTATATAAATCCGAATATTCCTCCAATTGCCAGAATAAAAGGAATAGATCTGGTGACAGAGGGTGTATTGACACTTAGAAAGGCTTTGGAAATAATAAAAAAATATTTGGATGATCCCACGGAAAAAATAAACATAAATCTGATAGATGAGTCTCATGGTGCATCATTACTGGCTAAAATACTAATGGAGGAATGCACTCATTTACATTTATTTATCGGAAAAAAAATTAATCCGGCACATCAAAATCCTAATCTTCCTGTTGATTTAAGCATAAAGCTGAGATTATTAGAAGATTTATACAATGTAATGGAAAAAGCCGGAAAGGTAGTTGAACGCAAATATTATTAA
- a CDS encoding 4Fe-4S dicluster domain-containing protein, giving the protein MDEIKDADQIKNEVLQKTAEYAFKNILAEKAEDIPFEIISGIKPQFRCCVYREREIIRQRVRLSMGQLPRDAVYTELEPTQVVHVIPCACEGCPIVRFTVTDNCQNCLTKKCIKSCAFGAISATKKGAYIDKQLCKKCGKCVASCPYHAIVDIERPCKKSCPVDAIEIDENDIAIIDSTKCINCGLCINNCPFGAISDVSMMTNVINTLLTNDNVYAMIAPAIEGQFGPDASIGVIKNWIKKLGFKDVYEVALGADAVAYREAEELSENFKNGKKMTSSCCPSFVNLISKYYGNLVENISTTISPMVATARLIREKDPEAVTVFIGPCVTKKNEALSLYIKEVNYVITFEELAAMFAGKNIDLSAGECDENSATSYGKGFAKSGGVAAAVLKVLEEKGINEDIKILNCNGIDECKKALLMLKAGRLKEDFIEGMSCVHGCLGGPVNLKAVNESRKTFDKYQKNQNDNILKNNVSKKLDTIDIHKVSKT; this is encoded by the coding sequence ATGGATGAAATTAAAGATGCTGATCAGATAAAAAATGAAGTCTTACAGAAAACAGCAGAATACGCTTTTAAAAATATACTGGCAGAAAAAGCAGAAGATATACCGTTTGAAATAATATCCGGAATAAAGCCTCAATTCAGATGCTGTGTTTACAGGGAAAGAGAAATCATAAGACAAAGAGTCAGACTGTCAATGGGGCAGCTTCCGAGAGATGCGGTATATACAGAATTAGAGCCTACCCAGGTAGTACATGTAATACCCTGTGCATGTGAAGGATGCCCGATTGTTAGATTTACAGTTACAGATAACTGCCAAAACTGTTTAACAAAGAAGTGTATCAAATCTTGCGCATTTGGAGCTATTTCAGCTACCAAAAAAGGTGCATATATAGATAAACAGTTATGTAAAAAATGCGGTAAATGTGTGGCAAGCTGCCCTTATCATGCGATAGTAGATATAGAAAGACCGTGTAAAAAGTCGTGTCCTGTGGATGCAATAGAAATAGACGAAAACGATATAGCAATAATAGACAGCACAAAATGTATTAATTGCGGACTCTGCATAAATAACTGCCCTTTCGGAGCCATTTCCGATGTTTCCATGATGACAAATGTTATTAATACTTTACTTACTAATGATAATGTTTATGCTATGATAGCTCCGGCAATAGAAGGCCAGTTCGGACCTGATGCATCGATAGGGGTAATAAAAAACTGGATTAAAAAGCTGGGCTTTAAGGATGTATATGAAGTAGCCTTAGGAGCTGATGCAGTAGCATACAGAGAAGCAGAGGAATTATCGGAAAATTTTAAAAACGGGAAAAAAATGACTTCATCATGCTGTCCCAGTTTTGTAAATTTAATATCTAAATATTATGGTAATTTAGTCGAAAATATATCGACAACAATTTCTCCAATGGTTGCTACAGCACGCCTGATAAGAGAAAAGGATCCTGAAGCTGTCACAGTATTTATAGGTCCCTGCGTTACCAAAAAAAATGAAGCATTGAGCCTGTATATAAAAGAAGTTAACTATGTTATTACTTTTGAGGAGCTGGCAGCTATGTTTGCAGGGAAAAATATAGACTTATCTGCCGGTGAATGTGATGAAAATTCGGCAACCAGCTATGGAAAAGGCTTTGCCAAATCAGGCGGAGTTGCTGCTGCGGTGTTAAAAGTACTGGAAGAAAAAGGAATAAACGAGGACATAAAAATATTAAACTGCAACGGAATCGATGAATGTAAAAAAGCATTGCTGATGTTAAAAGCCGGAAGACTGAAAGAAGACTTCATAGAAGGCATGTCCTGTGTTCACGGATGCTTAGGAGGTCCTGTAAATCTAAAAGCTGTAAATGAATCCAGAAAAACATTTGATAAATATCAAAAAAATCAAAATGATAATATCTTAAAAAACAATGTCTCAAAAAAATTGGACACAATAGATATTCATAAGGTATCTAAAACTTAA
- a CDS encoding histidine phosphatase family protein: MKKKSFLVLFIFILTASILYGKTDKQDKAVYLYFIRHGKTMFNTTGQVQGWADSPLTDVGISQAEKAGKGLKNVVFRTAYSSDMGRARSTAKIILSENKNGKLEIKELTGLREWGYGGYEGRDDADLWTPLFKEKGIEFKADWSTWEELTAAMTDEEMANAIAKNDPTQTAENYDAIIKRSKEAVEQMVKETEMKGGGNALIVSHGSEIPTILSIYVPEQYKGESIGNCSLTIVKVQNGVYTLVKVGDVSYME, from the coding sequence ATGAAAAAAAAGTCATTTTTAGTTCTGTTTATTTTTATCCTTACAGCTTCAATTCTTTATGGGAAGACTGACAAGCAGGATAAAGCAGTTTATCTTTATTTTATAAGACATGGAAAGACAATGTTTAATACTACAGGTCAGGTTCAGGGATGGGCTGACAGTCCGTTAACCGATGTAGGGATTTCACAGGCTGAAAAGGCCGGGAAAGGATTGAAAAATGTTGTTTTTCGTACAGCATATTCAAGTGATATGGGAAGAGCACGTTCTACTGCAAAAATAATCCTGTCTGAAAATAAAAACGGAAAGTTGGAAATAAAAGAGCTTACAGGACTTCGTGAATGGGGATACGGCGGATATGAAGGACGGGATGATGCTGATTTATGGACACCGCTGTTTAAAGAAAAAGGTATAGAATTTAAGGCAGACTGGTCAACATGGGAAGAGCTTACAGCAGCTATGACTGATGAAGAAATGGCTAATGCAATAGCTAAAAATGATCCTACACAAACAGCCGAAAACTATGATGCTATAATAAAGCGTTCAAAAGAAGCAGTTGAACAGATGGTAAAAGAAACAGAAATGAAGGGCGGAGGAAATGCACTTATTGTTTCTCACGGGAGTGAAATTCCTACTATTTTATCTATATATGTTCCTGAGCAGTATAAGGGAGAGAGTATAGGGAATTGCAGTCTTACTATTGTAAAAGTTCAAAACGGAGTATATACTCTTGTCAAAGTAGGAGATGTTTCTTATATGGAATAA
- a CDS encoding family 1 glycosylhydrolase, which produces MVLKKSFLWGGSIAAHQCEGAWDKDGKGVGIMDLVTQGTYEKPREITKTIEEGKIYPSHEGIDFYHNYKEDIALFAEMGFKALRISVDWSRIYPKGDEEKANALGIQFYQNIVDELLKHKIEPVVTLYHFEMPVHLVTEYGSWTNRKVIDFYLKFCKTMYEALKGKVHYWSTFNEMNHIDPQTEASDIFTYIIAGLKYSEMEDKKQTLATIGYNMTLAGVKAVKLGHDIDAGNKIGCVFGLTPVYPFNCNPVNVMNAFKENEHEFYQIDAMCNGKFPGYKLCEYQEQGISLDITDEDEQAFAEGKIDFIGLNYYSSSVSRYEGSENDEETLFGGIQNPYLEKSRWGWSIDPVGLRYILNYVYRRYGLPVIITENGLGAVDEPDKNGNIEDNYRIEYLQKHIEQIKKAVIEDHVECFGYLTWAPIDLVSATTGEMKKRYGFIYVDKHDNGKGTLERKKKKSFYWYKNVIKSNGSEL; this is translated from the coding sequence ATGGTATTGAAGAAGTCTTTTTTATGGGGTGGAAGTATAGCGGCCCATCAATGCGAGGGAGCGTGGGATAAAGACGGCAAAGGTGTGGGAATTATGGATCTGGTAACACAGGGTACTTATGAAAAACCAAGAGAAATAACTAAAACAATCGAGGAAGGTAAAATATATCCTTCTCATGAAGGAATTGATTTTTATCATAATTATAAAGAAGATATTGCTTTATTTGCCGAAATGGGTTTTAAAGCACTGCGTATTTCTGTTGACTGGTCCCGTATATATCCAAAGGGTGATGAAGAAAAAGCAAATGCACTGGGAATTCAGTTTTATCAAAATATTGTGGATGAATTATTGAAGCATAAAATAGAGCCTGTAGTTACATTATATCACTTTGAAATGCCTGTTCATTTAGTCACTGAATATGGTTCATGGACAAATCGAAAAGTAATAGATTTTTATTTAAAATTCTGTAAAACAATGTATGAAGCGTTAAAAGGAAAAGTTCACTACTGGTCTACATTTAATGAAATGAATCACATTGATCCCCAGACAGAAGCATCAGATATTTTCACATATATTATTGCGGGTTTAAAGTATTCTGAAATGGAGGATAAAAAGCAAACACTTGCGACAATAGGATATAACATGACTTTGGCAGGTGTAAAAGCTGTAAAACTGGGTCATGATATAGATGCCGGCAATAAAATAGGATGTGTATTTGGTCTGACACCGGTATATCCGTTTAATTGTAATCCTGTAAATGTTATGAATGCTTTCAAAGAAAACGAGCATGAATTTTATCAGATTGATGCAATGTGCAACGGAAAATTTCCCGGTTATAAACTATGTGAATATCAGGAGCAGGGAATAAGTCTTGATATTACAGATGAGGATGAACAGGCCTTTGCAGAAGGAAAAATAGATTTCATTGGATTGAATTATTATTCTTCAAGTGTATCTCGTTATGAAGGCAGTGAAAATGATGAAGAGACTTTATTCGGCGGTATACAAAATCCTTATCTGGAAAAAAGCAGATGGGGCTGGTCCATTGATCCTGTCGGTTTGAGATATATACTAAATTATGTTTATCGCAGATACGGTCTTCCTGTCATTATTACCGAAAATGGTCTGGGAGCTGTAGATGAACCGGATAAAAACGGAAATATCGAGGATAATTACCGTATTGAATATCTGCAAAAGCATATTGAGCAAATAAAAAAAGCTGTTATTGAAGATCATGTCGAATGCTTCGGCTATCTGACATGGGCACCGATTGATCTGGTAAGTGCAACAACCGGTGAAATGAAGAAGCGGTATGGTTTTATTTATGTAGATAAACATGATAACGGCAAAGGCACTTTGGAACGGAAAAAGAAAAAATCTTTTTACTGGTATAAAAATGTCATAAAATCAAATGGCAGTGAATTATAA
- a CDS encoding beta-glucoside-specific PTS transporter subunit IIABC yields MKYKEFNKKIIELVGGKGNIQSVVHCMTRLRFTLKDRSKAKTDELKALDGVVDVVSNNVAYQVIVGTHVNEVHAELISMLDLKNAEGDDMPKEKKHPLKAMLDLVSEIMTPVIEPIIASGLLAGFLSLFTITGILSEEGSTFLLLNSIREAVFYFLPILIAMSCAKRLKASPYLAVALAATLVSTSINGVEGLSIFGISLPQTTYANSFIPIILAVWFMGKLTVFLQKRIPQFLQYFLNPVLIMVICLPVTLLFFGPIGIWIGDGIGWFFELLNNTFGSWIVVMLYAALQPFLIMLGAGNFMMPLSLNFLNKLGYDPIFLGAATISDIAVSGAMLGYFFKAKEMKQKQLFGTVSFSALMGVTEPAIYGAFIKFRRPFIAVIIGGGLGGLFAGFMKVKTYSMVWGLMGLPSYAQNQDFSNLIFMVASVVIAFIGAAIAAYILGIPSEEKSKDTVAAPGGDSKPLNKKVIFSSAAEGEAVQLENIKDQAFSTGALGKGIGIIPSSNEVVSPLEGEVTVVFPTKHAIGLKTDSGIEVLIHIGVDTVELEGKYFETVVKEGDRVVPGQLLSKVDFSGIIEAGYDPTIIVIVANTPDYLDVIPTASGAVTKDCEIFTVIV; encoded by the coding sequence ATGAAATATAAAGAATTTAATAAAAAAATTATAGAATTGGTAGGAGGAAAAGGGAATATTCAAAGTGTCGTTCATTGTATGACCAGATTGAGATTTACACTTAAAGACAGATCAAAAGCAAAAACAGATGAACTAAAAGCTCTGGACGGAGTAGTTGATGTTGTTTCCAATAATGTGGCTTATCAGGTAATAGTAGGAACCCACGTAAATGAGGTTCATGCCGAATTAATTTCAATGCTTGATCTAAAAAATGCTGAGGGAGACGATATGCCCAAGGAAAAGAAGCATCCGTTAAAAGCAATGCTTGACTTGGTATCAGAGATAATGACGCCGGTTATTGAGCCGATCATTGCATCAGGTCTGCTTGCAGGTTTTTTATCATTATTTACCATTACTGGGATTCTGTCTGAGGAAGGGTCTACGTTTCTGCTGTTGAATTCAATTCGTGAAGCAGTATTTTATTTTCTGCCTATTTTAATTGCAATGTCATGTGCAAAACGTTTGAAAGCCAGCCCGTATTTAGCGGTAGCTTTAGCAGCGACTTTAGTATCGACTTCTATTAACGGGGTTGAGGGATTAAGTATTTTTGGAATTTCACTGCCGCAGACTACTTATGCGAATTCATTTATTCCGATAATTTTAGCAGTGTGGTTTATGGGGAAATTAACAGTTTTTCTGCAAAAACGAATTCCGCAGTTCCTGCAGTATTTTTTAAATCCTGTATTGATCATGGTTATTTGCCTGCCTGTAACATTACTGTTTTTCGGGCCGATCGGTATATGGATCGGAGACGGAATCGGATGGTTTTTTGAATTGTTGAATAATACATTCGGAAGCTGGATAGTAGTAATGTTATATGCTGCCCTGCAGCCTTTCTTAATTATGCTGGGTGCGGGAAATTTCATGATGCCGCTTTCATTAAATTTTTTGAATAAATTGGGTTATGATCCTATTTTTCTTGGAGCAGCAACGATTTCTGATATAGCAGTTTCAGGTGCTATGCTGGGTTATTTTTTCAAAGCCAAAGAAATGAAACAGAAACAGTTATTTGGAACAGTCAGCTTCAGTGCATTGATGGGTGTTACTGAGCCGGCAATTTACGGGGCGTTTATCAAATTTAGAAGACCGTTTATTGCTGTTATAATAGGCGGAGGTCTTGGGGGATTGTTTGCCGGATTTATGAAAGTCAAGACTTATTCTATGGTCTGGGGATTAATGGGACTACCGTCTTATGCCCAGAATCAGGATTTTTCCAACTTGATTTTTATGGTTGCCAGTGTTGTTATAGCTTTTATCGGTGCAGCAATAGCAGCATATATTTTAGGAATTCCTTCTGAAGAAAAATCGAAAGATACCGTGGCGGCTCCCGGCGGGGACAGCAAGCCGTTAAATAAAAAAGTCATTTTTTCATCAGCAGCAGAGGGAGAGGCCGTGCAGCTTGAAAATATAAAGGATCAGGCGTTTTCAACAGGGGCATTGGGGAAAGGTATAGGAATTATACCAAGTTCCAATGAGGTTGTTTCTCCGCTGGAAGGGGAAGTAACTGTGGTATTTCCTACAAAACATGCAATAGGGCTTAAAACTGACAGCGGTATTGAGGTTTTGATTCATATCGGAGTGGACACAGTGGAGCTTGAAGGAAAGTATTTTGAAACAGTTGTTAAAGAAGGAGACAGGGTAGTACCGGGGCAGTTATTATCAAAAGTTGATTTTTCTGGAATAATAGAAGCAGGCTATGATCCGACAATTATTGTAATTGTAGCAAATACTCCGGATTATCTGGATGTGATTCCTACAGCATCCGGTGCTGTAACAAAAGACTGTGAAATTTTTACGGTAATAGTATAA